The Candidatus Paceibacterota bacterium genome contains the following window.
TTCATACCATTTCTAAAAACACCCCCCGCCAAAAAAGAAGAATGATTGCATTTGCGGGTGAGGGCGAGGGGCAGAACGGCGAGGCTCTGCGAGCCGTGAGCGGAATTCATTTTAGAGTTAAGTGGCGATCCGAGCGTAAGAAATGATACAAAGTTACGAGGCGCGCGGAGCGTGCGAGTTGTTCACAATTTTTCAACATTCTGCCCTTCGTAAAAAGTTCGAGCAAAGTGTAGTATTAGGGCACAGAAATAGAAATCTTAAAGACAGAGTCCTTAATTTATTAAAATAGGCCTAAACTGTGGATAAAACTGTGTACACTGTGTAAAAGTCAAAGTCATTATAAAGGCCTAGAAATTACTAAATGGCTCAAAATAAGGAGAAAATAAAAAGACAGACAAAATAAGCTATGAATAAGGCAAAAATAGACAAATTCGATATACCAGAAGAAGTTTCCCGTGTAACAAGTGCTTTAAAAAAAGCTTCTTTTAAAGCACACCTGGTAGGAGGATGTGTCAGAGATCTTTTTATGGGGAAAAAACCAAAAGACTGGGATATAACTACAAACGCAACCCCAGAACAAGTAATCGCCCTTTTTTCTAAAACATTCTACGAAAATAGTTTTGGCACAGTGGGAGTAGTAGACGAGGAAGCCAAAGAAGAAACATTAAAAATCATAGAAATTACTCCATATAGGCTCGAAACTACTTACTCAGACAAAAGACATCCAGATTTAGTCACTTTTACAGACAAAATAGAAGATGATCTGAAAAGAAGGGATTTTACTATAAACGCTATCGCTTATGATCCTGAAAATGGCGAAATCGTAGACCCTTTTGGAGGAGTGGCTGATCTTTCACGTGGAACAATAAAGGCTGTAGGTGAGGCAAATGACAGGTTTAACGAAGATGCTTTAAGAATACTGAGAGCTATTAGGTTTCATGTGGAACTAGACTTCCCTATTGAACCGTCCACAGAGAAGGCAATTTTAGAAAACTCCCATCTAATATCTAAAGTTTCCCGTGAAAGAATAAGGGATGAGTTTGTAAAGATAATTATGTCTAAAAGACCTATGGATGGTTTATTGATTTTAAACAAATTAAGGCTTCTAAGCTATATTGTGCCAGAACTAGAAAAATCTATAGGTGTAGAGCAAAATAAGGCCCATTCATATGATGTTTGGACTCATTTGCTTAAAACACTACAACATTCAGCTGACAAGGAGTACCCATTGCATGTGAGGTTAGCAGCTTTATTTCATGATATATCAAAGCCAGAATGCCGCAGGTGGAATAATGAAACAAATCAATGGACATTCTACGGCCACGAAGTAGTAGGTTCACGTGTAACAAATAAGATACTAGAAAGTCTAAAGTTTTCACGTGAAACTATTAATAGAGTCACGAGTCTAGTTAGATGGCACATGTTCTTCTCCGACACTGAAACAATCACTCATTCTGCAGTAAGAAGACTGATCGTAAGTGTAGGTAAAGAAAATGTTTGGGATTTAATAAACGTCAGACTTTGTGATCGAATCGGAACTGGGAGGCCGAAAGAGAATCCATACAGGTTAAGAAAATACCAAGCCATGATAGAAGAGGTAATGGAGGATCCAATATCTTTAAGCATGCTTAAAGTAGACGGTAAAAAAATCATGGAAATCACGGGTATAAAGCCAGGACCTGAAATAGGACACATCCTGTACGCTCTTTTTGAAGAAGTGGTAGAAAATCCAAAACTCAATAACGAAGATTACTTATACAAAAAGACAACGGAACTACTAAAAATGTCTCTTAAAGATCTACGGGTACTTGGTGAAAAAGGTAAGCAAATAAAGGATTTTAAGGAAGAAGGAAGAATCAAAAATATAAGAGGTAAGCACTATGTAGATTAAAAAATAAAGTTTGAATTGACAGAAATCTTGTCAAGCTTATCCACAGTTGTCCTTTACAATATTTTAAAAGACAATATGATGTATATCAGACGTCGCCGCAAATTGCCTCGTACATAAAATAATGGGGCGACATTGATCTTTATAGTTGTACAACTGGGAGAAGTTCTGGTAGACCCGAAGTACTTGTTACACACACCCTCACTTTTTTATTAAAATAGGGGTAACGTGACGACTTTGGTCCGCGCGTAGTTTACTGGACCTTTCTTCTTAATTAGCCGGCTCTCATGAGCCTTAGCTTGTAAACCGCCTTGACGCCATCCTCCACTGCGTCGGCGGTTTTGTGCTTTACATAAAATTAAGGGTTTTCAACAGAAAAATTACTCTGAAACAGAATGGCCAGATATAATTAGCTCATTATCAAATAGTACACAAAGTATGAAAAGTAAAGGTTTACACACGATTACTTACATTCTCCTTATAATAGGAGGCCTAAACTGGGGACTAGAGTTCCTAGGATGGGGGATAGGTAGCTTCCTACCGTCAGGACTTGCAAGCCTCATATACTTGCTAGTCGGACTTTCAGCTCTATACGAGCTTTTCACTCACAAGAATTCCTGCAAACACTGTGAGGTAAAGCCTATGCAATCAATGTAGTTCGATCATCACAGGACAGTGGTCTGAACCCAAAACATCGGCAAGAATGGCCGATGTTTTGATTTTAGGCAAGAACTCTTTATTTACAAAGAAATAATCGATCCTCCAACCAATATTCCTCTCTCTAGACTGCCTCCAGGGAGTCCACCAAGTATAATGCCCTTTGCCCTTAGTAAAATGTCGAAAAGTATCTACAAAACCTGAATTTATCACATTATTTAGCCCCTCTCTTTCTTCTACAGTAAATCCATGCTCGCCTTCATTTTCTTTAGGGTTTGCAAGGTCATCTTCAGTGTGGGCTACATTTAAGTCGCCGCAGAAAACAACATTCTTTTTCTTCTTTAGGCTAGAAACGTACTCGAGAAAAGCCGGGTCCCACTGTTTGTGACGAAGGGGGAGGCGAGTTAGATCACCCTTGGAATTCGGAGTGTACACGCAAATAACATAGAATCCGCCAATCTGCTGACTACCAAATTCTAAAGTCAAAATCCTACCTTCTTTGTTTGGGTCGCCATAACCATCCTCCGTTAGCTTATATTTTTTGACCAAATCTTCTGGTAAACCGTAAAGCACTTTTAGAGGCTTTTCTTTGGTAAAGATGGCAGTGCCACTATAGCCAGCCTTTTCGGCTGAATTCCAATATTCTTCATATTCAGGCAGATCAACCTCACTTTGATGCTCTTGAGCTTTGGTTTCCTGCAAGCAGATAATATCCGGCTTATATTTATCCACAAAAGGAGCAAAAAGCCCCTTCCTATGCACTGCCCTTATACCATTCACATTCCAGGAAACAATTTTCATTTGGATATTGTAAACCTCCTCAAGGTTTAGAGCAAAATCATCTCTTACTATGGAATTTTTGATGGATTTCTTTGAGGTGTTTGTCAGTAACGTGAGTGTATATCTGGGTAGTGCCAATATGAGCGTGGCCCAGAAGAGCTTGCACGGAGCGGAGGTCGGCGCCGTTTGAGAGAAGATCGGTAGCAAAGCAATGACGGATAATATGCGGAGTGACTTTCTTCGATATCCCAGCTTTCACTGCATAATATTTTACTATCCTAGCCACCGATCTTTTATCAATTCTGAGACCTTCTTTATTTTTGGAGTTTTTATTTTTCGAAAGTTGAATAAACATAGCATCATCGAAATCAGTACGTTTAGCCAGATAACTTTTTAAAACATCTTTAGCCATATCAGAGAAAAAGACTACTCTTACTTTACCTCCTTTGCCTCGAATGGAGTGCTCGCTTTTACCTAGATCAATATCTCTATCAAGAGAACAGAGCTCGGAAACACGCAAGCCGGTAGAAAAGAGAAGCTCTAGCATGGCCCTATCCCTCAAACTTTTTAGATCACTGCCTTTGGGGGATACAAGTAATCGGGAAAGCTCTCCGTCGCTTATAAGGTCGAGTGATCTTTCGGCCACTTTCGCAAGCTCAATCCTCTCCGGAGGCAAGCTTGCGACCCCCTGCCTTGCCAAATATTTTAGGAAGGAACGCAGAGCAATAAGGTAATAGTTCTGAGTTTTTTTACTCAGAGTTTCCCTGATCTTGTAGGTACGGACCGGCTGACGATTGAGCCAGAGCCTAAATTCCCTTACTGCGGTATCACTAATATCATTTGGCTTGGTCGCTTTAGTCTGCTTCAAAAAAACAGTCAAATAATGGCCATAATTTTCAACGGTTTTTAGAGATCTGCCTTTTTCTATCTCCACATATTCCAAAAACTGCCTTTTTAATTGTTCTAATGTTTGAGCCATATCTCAATTATTCTAACACTTAACCCACCCCACCCTGCACCCTCCCCTTATTAAGGGGAGGGAATACGGAATCGGGTACATTTGATAAAGATTTGATGACTTGCTAGTGCTTAAGCTTCGTGCTATGGTATTAGGGCAATGTTAACTAAAACAAAAAAAGCTAAGATTATAAAAACTGTAGCAGTACATGATACTGACACCGGTTC
Protein-coding sequences here:
- a CDS encoding HD domain-containing protein, which translates into the protein MNKAKIDKFDIPEEVSRVTSALKKASFKAHLVGGCVRDLFMGKKPKDWDITTNATPEQVIALFSKTFYENSFGTVGVVDEEAKEETLKIIEITPYRLETTYSDKRHPDLVTFTDKIEDDLKRRDFTINAIAYDPENGEIVDPFGGVADLSRGTIKAVGEANDRFNEDALRILRAIRFHVELDFPIEPSTEKAILENSHLISKVSRERIRDEFVKIIMSKRPMDGLLILNKLRLLSYIVPELEKSIGVEQNKAHSYDVWTHLLKTLQHSADKEYPLHVRLAALFHDISKPECRRWNNETNQWTFYGHEVVGSRVTNKILESLKFSRETINRVTSLVRWHMFFSDTETITHSAVRRLIVSVGKENVWDLINVRLCDRIGTGRPKENPYRLRKYQAMIEEVMEDPISLSMLKVDGKKIMEITGIKPGPEIGHILYALFEEVVENPKLNNEDYLYKKTTELLKMSLKDLRVLGEKGKQIKDFKEEGRIKNIRGKHYVD
- a CDS encoding DUF378 domain-containing protein, which translates into the protein MKSKGLHTITYILLIIGGLNWGLEFLGWGIGSFLPSGLASLIYLLVGLSALYELFTHKNSCKHCEVKPMQSM
- a CDS encoding exodeoxyribonuclease III, producing the protein MKIVSWNVNGIRAVHRKGLFAPFVDKYKPDIICLQETKAQEHQSEVDLPEYEEYWNSAEKAGYSGTAIFTKEKPLKVLYGLPEDLVKKYKLTEDGYGDPNKEGRILTLEFGSQQIGGFYVICVYTPNSKGDLTRLPLRHKQWDPAFLEYVSSLKKKKNVVFCGDLNVAHTEDDLANPKENEGEHGFTVEEREGLNNVINSGFVDTFRHFTKGKGHYTWWTPWRQSRERNIGWRIDYFFVNKEFLPKIKTSAILADVLGSDHCPVMIELH
- the xerA gene encoding site-specific tyrosine recombinase/integron integrase; the protein is MAQTLEQLKRQFLEYVEIEKGRSLKTVENYGHYLTVFLKQTKATKPNDISDTAVREFRLWLNRQPVRTYKIRETLSKKTQNYYLIALRSFLKYLARQGVASLPPERIELAKVAERSLDLISDGELSRLLVSPKGSDLKSLRDRAMLELLFSTGLRVSELCSLDRDIDLGKSEHSIRGKGGKVRVVFFSDMAKDVLKSYLAKRTDFDDAMFIQLSKNKNSKNKEGLRIDKRSVARIVKYYAVKAGISKKVTPHIIRHCFATDLLSNGADLRSVQALLGHAHIGTTQIYTHVTDKHLKEIHQKFHSKR